The genomic DNA GACTCCGACAAGCGAGactgagaagaaggccaCTGGCGCAAGCAAGTCTAAACAGACAGCGAGCAGCaagaaggctggcaaaggtggTGTCAGTGacgagggcgaggaggacaCTGGCGCGGCGCCGAAGGAGCCAGAAAAGCAAGTCGACCAGGGGGAAGccaaggaaagaaaacagaaagaaggTAGGGTCGACCTATCCGAAAACCCGTCATGACCCCAGACTAACTTAAACGATTAGTTCTGTTTGTTCGCCATAGACTTCAGAAGGGCTTCATTTCGCGTGATCAGCCtcccaaggaggaggagatgacTACCATGTCTAACTACTTTACGAGACTTGAGAGGGTTGCTGATGATCTCGAGGTCTCGATCATCCGTGCGACCAAAATCAACAAGGTCCTCAAAATGATCGTGAAGCTTAATTCTATTCCCCGAGATGAGGAGTTTCAGTTCCGTCGCCGTGCTATCAACATCTTGTCCAAGTGGAAGAATGTGCTCGATGCCGATACCACGACAACACCGGCCGAACCAAAGGCTAACGGAGCTCATAAAGAGGACAGCGTTGAAACACCAGCAAAGACTGAAAccgaaggagagaaagaggaagaagagatcaaggCAGCCAAGCAAGATTCAGCGGAACCACAGGATGAGTCAATGGTTGACGCTGACgctgctttggagaaggCAGAAGCTCCTGAATCAGCCAAGGAAGCTTCCGAAAAAGAAGCCCACAAAATTGAAGAGGCCACCGGTGCCAATGTgaccgaggagaagacgacCGAGGAGAAACCGGCGGAAgagaaggcagaagagaaagctgTCGAAGCAGCAGCGTGAACATAGGCACATATGGTTGTCCGTATGCCTTCACTGATTTCTCTCTTTGTACCTCTTACGCTTACAATAATGCGCCTGTTACTTAAGTTTTGGCATTCTTGCTCACTTTCCGTCTGGCTGGAATTCCTACTGATATCTCCTATGTGCCTTTTCCGCCGCCGATCGATGAGTGGAGACTGGAATACTCAAAAAGCCTTCGAACCCCTTTTCTTACGAAGGGTGTCTTGTCTCTTATTATTGTCTCTGTCTATCGCATGTCTATCTTTCATATTTCACAGATCAATGACACTGGCAAGTCTGCAAATGGGACTGGATACTATGGATTGAAAGCAATGCTGTGTGGCAAGGTGACAGAACTGTGAAAGGGCATCGAGTGCATTCAAacaagatgaggaagagaataaGCAGGCCTCGCAGCTTCTCTGTGTCTTGGAGTGCTCTGCAATCCTTTCGATGTGAACGGGGTTTCTCGGGTCTCTTTCCTTTGATTACGTCTCTCAGAATGTTAATTTAGTTTCGCGAGCTTCTTGGGTTGAGATTTTAGTCCTTGCACAATACAAGCTATTCATGTGAAATCTGCGTAAACCATTGTGTCCAGATTGATAACGTGATAAAATATGGTATCCATCCTATTCTATTATACCTAATGCTGTATGGCCAGAAAACATCATATGACACAGCGCCTTTGGAACTATCTGCACAAGGAACACCCATTTTCCCTCTCTGGTAGACCCAGTACGTTCTATACATAAGTACAGCGCCAAAACGCATATTTAACTCAAGACGTCTAGCAAGATTCATGACCTCGACCCTCTTCAACGGCCACAATGATCAAAACGCAGATGTCGTCCACCTTTCCGCCTCGGTACCAATCGCCGGGATAATAGCGCTGGGCTTCTTTGGCGAATGGGCCGTCCCGTCGAGAATCCATGCTGGCCCGTTTGGCTTCGCCGGCGACTGTGGAAGCAAGCAGAGACTGGAGCGTATGGTGCTGATTAATTCTGCTGGATGGCGCAACATTGCCTGATGTGGAAGGGTCGGCCGCCGACGGcttggaaggaggagatggccagGGAAGTAGAGAAGCGAGGCCGTCAGGGCCCGTCAGCGCTCCGAGATTATCCGATACTTTGATTCCCAAATCGGTGGTGGCGGTCCATGCCCCGGTCAGAATCATCCGGCTTGTGATGAGCTTCAGGATGTCTTGATTGTTCAGGTTATCGTAGACGCCATCGGTCGCTAGCATGAGCACGTCGCCGTGCTGCATATGGAGGTTTGTGACAACCGCGTCGCGCGGCGAGTCCTCCAAGAAAGAGCCGCCGAATATGGAAGCCTGAGCGCGCATTCTCGGGGGGATGATGCTCAGCTGATATGGTGTGTTGAAGCCGTGAGTCTGTGGGACCGAGTAATGATGCACAGCCGCAAGACGGAGGAGCATCGACCCCGAGTCGCCTAGATTGGCCAACTCGACCTGACCATCCTCCAAGCCCACCCCGACCGATGCGGTACTCCCACCAGCCCGAATCGACTTGTCCGCCACGAGCTGGTCGTATCCTGACTGAAGCAGGTTCTTGGCCCGCAATTTGTCTGTCGACGAGTCCCAAGATAGCGCCTCGAGCGCCATATAAAGGCACAGAGCGTGAGAGAAGTTTGCTGGGTCGACCTTGGACTCCACCCAGCCTCCAACTCCGTCCGCGACTGCGAAGGCGATGGCGCCGGAGTCCTGACTTCCAACTCTGCTCACAAAGAAGGCATCTTCCCCACTATCTGGCCTCCTCTTGCGTCTGGTGGCGGCGTCAATTTCTTCTGTGACCACGCCGATAGCATCGTGAAGCTCGGGCTGGAAATTGTGGAAATTGGTGGGCGGGTGGAAACGGCGATTCTTGGGAGACGACGAGGCGGCCACACGGTAGGAGATGCGTGGAGCATCGAGACTGAACAATGACGTTGCATGAAAAGTCCTTCGCGAAAATCGTGGGAGGTAGGATGAAGATAATCGCTGGCTGCTaagggagaagagagagtCCGGTAAGTGTCGAGACCATGTTGCGGTAGATGTTGCAAAAGAGAGCGATCTGTCTCTTGCGACAGGTTGTAGGCTACTGCAGGCTAAACTGCAGGCTCTACGGGAGGAGGCCAGCAGGATCATCGGCAAAGAGCAGGATCGTCACCGGAGGGCCCTGTCCCTCAGAATACCAAGACCCTCCAGCAGAATACTTCTGTACAACGATATTGTCTGCTGGACCATTTGAAGAACGTTGAAAAGCGCTTGGCGATGATACCAAACAAGCTGCCAACCCTCACGGATCAACCGCTCTGATCCGGATTGATCGCAGTAAACGGTAGGAGGTAACTGACGGGGCAATAATGAAGTCCTCTACGCTTTGTCCATGCAATTGGAGACTTCTCGCTGGATAGAAACGCCACTGGGCTGATCACTGGATCAGCCAGAGATTATGAGAAGATCGTGGATAATCATTCTTGCTGAAATTTCCCTTCCATGACTGATAGAAACAATAAGACGGGATCGCCGACCGCCTGGCGTCATCGACCGCCTCATGGAGAAAAGATAAGAAATTTTGACGCCAAGATGGCCTTTTGGTGAAATGCCTTCGGTAAGGACACCTGCAAGACGTAGCTTTTATTTACAGCAACCGATATATGATGCGTGTTCCGGAGCCTGTAAGAGAAGAGTAGAATTGGATGGTTGGTGCAGGAGAAATTTACATACACGTAGCGGCCAGGATGTGGCGCATTCTCTATGCAATGGTTCAGCGTAGGAGACGATCTTTGCAGAATAATGATGCGATATGAGGCTACACAAATGAAGCTGAGTCTTGTAGAAAGATTCTCCAGGAAAAACGACCTGTCGTGGTGACAAAATCAGTCAACCCGCCTTTGTACGGACTATGGAAAATATCCTGGATAACGTCGTCTCCGCGTTTTCTTCCTGGCCTCCACTAGTACTGCAGTGTCACCACCAAGGCAACCGGAGCCTTCTCAGACTGATAAATATTCATCGGAAAATCTTTTGCTGCTCCCGGCGATTATATGCCAGGCGAAGCGACGACCTAATAACCAAGCCATCCTTCTGATTCGAGTTTTGTCTCAAGCTCTAGTGCCCAAGATGATGCACCCTTCAAGACAGGCGTACGTGGAGGAGTCCGAGGTACGATGCTTTCTCCCCTCTGGTCCTCGTCTTCTCGATCCATATTATGTCTTACACAGTTTGATCTACCTTTGTTCACATTATAAAGTCAAAGGCTCTCTTCAGGAATCCTTCCACTGACGTCCAATGATGTTTGGTTTTAGGATACGGAAATGGGCATTGACCTGGCAAACGTCCGTAAGTAATAGCTTCGCTCGACCTGAATTTGGATCGCGACCCAAGTCATCTGGCTGACTGTTTCATGCCAATCGCAGCCGTCGACCGCGACTATGATATTCCCTCTGCTGCAGCGGGCATACCCGCGGAACGAGCATCTGCCATTCTATCACAATTCGAGCGCAAGCGACGGGCAGCTGCCATGGCGGTTCCGACGGATGATAACCGTGTGCGCGCACGACTGCGAGAGCTTGGTGAACCGATCACTCTTTTCGGAGAAGGTCCCGTGGACCGGAGAGACAGACTGCGTGAGCTTCTGACGGATCTGGCCGAGAGGCAGGAAGCAGCAGCTGCGGAAGGTGATGTCTCCATGCGAGGTACCACAGAGGAAACTGAAGcggcagaagaggaagcagaaCAACAGGAAGAATTCTACACAGAGGGTTCCCAGGAGCTACTCAACGCCCGAAAAGCAATTGCCCGCTATTCCCTACCCCGAGCGAAAGCACGAGTAGAACGCTTACGAGAGGAATCTACAATCCCATTGAGAACACATATCAAACACCGCAAAGCGATCAAAGAGAAGTTGCAAGGGTTTGACCTTTACGGGTCGCAGATTGCGGGCGACCGCCCTGTGAGCATTTGTCGCTTTGCGCCAGACGGAAAGACGATCGCTGCGGGCAATTGGGGTGGTGGTATCCGGCTGCTCACGGTGCCGAATCTGGAGGAGAAGTCAAACCTCAATGGACATACGGATCGTGTCGGTGGATTGGCGTGGTTCCCCGGTGCAACGCTTCCTTCCTCGAATGTGTCCGAGTCGAGTGTCAACCTTGTCTCCGGGGGCGGCGAGGGCAACGTGGCGCTGTGGTCATTGGATAAAGATACACCACTAGCGACACTGTCAGGCCACAGTGGCCGTGTATGCCGGACAGAATTCCATCCTTCAGGGCGGTACATCGCATCTGCTTCGTTCGACACGACATGGCGCTTGTGGGACGTCGAGACAACAGTCGaactccttcttcaggaggGTCATTCACGAGAGGTTTATACGGTGGCATTTAACAATGATGGTTCTCTGCTGGCTAGCGGCGGTCTGGACAGCATTGGTCGAATCTGGGATCTACGGACGGGCCGCACGGTCATGATCCTTGAGGGACATGTCCGAGAAATCTACGGTCTCGACTGGGGTGTAGATGGATACCGTGTCTTGTCAGGTTCGGGGGATGGCTGGATCAAGTGTTGGGACCTCCGCCAAGTACGCAATATTGGTGGGATCGGCGCACATAAAAGTGTCGTGTCGGATGTACGGTGGTACAAGGGCACTGAGTCGGCTGCATCTTATCTGCCGTCCACTGAAAGCAATGGACGAATGGACGTTGACAGCAACCCGACACTCACAACGAGCGAACAGTCAACACCAGCAACCCCAATTCAACCAAAGAAGTCAGGCACATTCTTTGTCAGCAGTGGGTTCGACAAGAACGTCAATATCTTCAGCGCGGATGACTGGTCTCTAGTCAAGTCCTTGAGTGGCCATGCAGGCAATGTGCTCAGTACAGACATCAGTGATGATGCGCAGTGGATTGCCAGTTGCGGGCACGATCGGACTGTGAAGCTCTGGGGCATAGAGTGAATATAGCATCTATGGAGACTAAATGGTACTATTGACAATGTGGTCATATTTCACGCGTGCAGAATCATATACCTGCAAAAAACCCTTACTACTAGGCCCAGGATCTGTGTCGGACCTGGTTTCACAATACGAAGCCAATTCTCCATCGCTGAGACGCTGGTCACTCGAAGAATAGAGTAGTACCGTTTTTCTACGGGACTTGGACATCTAGTTGTTCCACACTAGGTGTCAATGGCCTCTAGGTAGCTTCCCACTGTACGTACCTCCTCAGAAAGTATGAATCGGATTGGATACTACTCGGTAGAGAAGGTGCATCGATTACGGACTTATGAAGCCGAACAATGCATTTTTGGTATAATGACGTAACCGGCAATCAATCTTTTTGACTAAGCGGCACGTGGTTGGCTAGTTTATTCTCATTGTTTAGTGCTGACTGATGAGAAAGCCATCGGAACAATACCagatggaggaagtggtGCTCTACCAGTTCTGAGTCAACCGCTCGACTGCGCCAAAAGACATACATCCTAAGCAAAGATGGCAGCATCATTTCAAATGCAGCGGCTAGCACAGCGATCGCTGCTCTCCACAGTTCCCCTGGCACGGACGGAGGCCACACACTCGCTATTCCTAACAGGCGCCTGTATTTTCTGCCAGCTAAGACCAAGAGCTTGGGCTGCTCAGCCTGCGCGGCGCCCCTGTCTGACTTTGCCTACCCGTCGACTTGCCTCGACCTCATCTACAACAGCCCCCGAGACGAGCAATCAGGATAGCAACCTCCCAGACCTTACCAACCACTATACCATCTTCCGCGAGACCTTACCGGCAGGGCCACCCCCGGCTTCGGCATTCGATATCCCTCTGAGCGATCTGAGACGCGAGTTCCTCCGACTACAGAATGTGATACATCCGGACAAGTTCCCGCCGGGACCTGAGAAGCAACGAGCGGAGGCGCTGTCCGCGCGGATCAACGAAGCGTACCGGACGCTATCGGACCCTCTGCAGCGGGCGCAGTATCTCCTGCGCGAGATACATGGCATCGATGTGACAGCGGAGGACGGATCGACTCAACATGCGCTCGACCCGGAGACCCTGATGGAGGTTATGGAGGTTCAGGAGAGGATTGAGGAGGTCGGTGCAGGGCCGGAGGCTGAGGGAACCATTGCTGCGCTGAAAAAGGAGAATGATGCGCGGGTGGCGGCGTGTGTGAAGAGCTTGGCGCAAGCCTTTGAACGGGGGGATATCGAGGCTGCGCGTCAGGAGTGTGTGCGGTTGCGATTCTGGTACAGTGTGGGTGAAGGCTTGCGAGAGTGGGAACCAGGCAGGACGGAGATCCGCCTGATCCATTGATTACAGATTCTGGAAGTTCATTATGCCTGTGTCGCTTTGATAAGAACCGAACCTTAAGACTCCATACGAAGAATTAGCTATATTAGATAGGTAGCATGACTGAGACATGCCCCTCAATTGCAAGGCATACTCTGCCAGTCACTCCGTCCTCATTGCAGCTTGGGTTTTCACCGCCAGATGGGAAACGCATCCAGCCAGTTTGGGGACCTCACAGCACTTCTAGCATACACTACTCCGTTCTCCGTACCATAACCGTGAATAATATGCTTCTCTAATTCATCATTCTTTGGAAAAATCAAACTAACTTTGTCCACGAAACGACCCGCAATTGGGTCATCAAGAGGCTGGGACGAACAGCAGTTACAGTGCTCGTCGGGCAACAACCTAACccgttggaggagattgGCATTAGCAACCCGGTTACAAGGGTGATGCAGGAGTCCACGCTAACCGACCAGACTAATGCCATTCAAAGCACTCTCAGACGAGCTTGCTGGGTCACTTCCACCGCCCTCCAAGTATCAAAAGGTCGAAAGCGCTGCAAGCCTGCAACCACCTATTACCCGCGTGACTTCCGCGTGTTACAGTCTCCATCAGCAGTTTGCCATGGTACCGCTGCGTTGTCCAGGAGCACTAATAGCTCCTGCTTGAGAATGAGTGAGACGAACAGCTAGCCTACCTGCACAGTGTCCCAAACGGGTCGCGGATGCTGAGCTATCCCCGCGAATTTCGCCATGTCAATGTTATCAATGGCAAGGTATGGCTCCAAGACAGGGTGGTTCATGGTGTCTGGCATGATAAGAAGGAATGGTTTCTGAGGAagttgttgctgttggcaCCGTTGGAGAAGAGAACTTGGCGGTCAAACCACCCTAAATCCCGTCGTGAATGCACACGTAGCAGGCTAACTTGACCCATCTGGGTCAGTTTCCGCGCTTGTAGCCTCTCTTTTTAGTTTAGATAGAGGGGAAAAAACGAGGCTGCAGAGGGCAAGGATAGGAGGGCGCAGGGTCGGAAACTTCAGTTCGCGTGGACTCTGCTTTGGATTTGAAGAGTCAACGATGACCGTTTCGGGCTGTTAGTATTTATTGCTGTTCATTCAGAGCGAGGGGAACTGTGAATAGATTACGTTTGCTCTGCTCTTACTCGCACATTTGTCTTGGTGAGATCGCATTGTCCATTTGTTGGAAGAAAAAGCGGAGGTTTCCAGGAGAGTATCCTCAATGGAGTCGTCACCAGATTGGAGTAGGTGAgtccagcatcttcttcgatcAAAACTCGGAGGAGATATCTCTGTTTTCAACATCCTGTTTGTGCTGCGTCTTAGCTTTGCTTTCACTCATTCCACATATCCAAGCCACGAGCAATTCAAGTCTTCACGCCAACCATGATAGCGTTGCCACTGACTCTTCGAATCACTCTCCTGGGTACAGCATCATCCATTCACCACCATTCACGTTCCTTGTTGGGCCTAATCATGACAAGTTGACAATACAATCGGGGCTTGCCCGCCATGTCTCCCAACCGCTCGATCATCTCATGAACAGTGGCCTCACCAGGGAGTCCAAGCATCATATTGCGGTTttagaggaagaggatgccGAGACCTTTGTGGCCTTTTGCGAGTATGCCTACACGGGCGATTACAGCGTGCCTACACCGGGGTCTCGCGAGGATGACAGGGTCGAGTCCAGCAACAACCCGACATTCAATCAGATGTTCTCGAATCCCAATCCCTTCGCCTCGGCCGTTCCTCCCCCAGCACCATCTCCTCCCCCGTCTGCCAAGTTTTCGGACAGGAACCTGGACGTGCCAGATAGTGGGGACGCGAAGACTGCCGAGGCAACTGAGGAGTCGGCGCAGCCGCTgaaggagggcgagggcgagggcgTGAAGGATGCCACCGACGATGTGAGAGAGGATGTTGCAGCACCCGATGATCCGCCACAGGATCTGGCATCAAACTGTGATGAGCCAAGTGAGCAGCCTCTGGCGACCTCCACTGCCGAAGAGGGGTCTTCCTGGGGTCTCGAGGAGAACGCCATGCCCTCGAAGGGCAAGAAAGCGAAAAAGTcaaagaagggcaagaagaaacagcaaGGTGGTGCGACGGCAGAGGAACCAATGTCTAACCTGACTCCTCCAACCACCCCTCCTCCTGGAAATGTTGACGACCAGATCGATAACCCGCTCACGGTTGAGGCTACGACAATGCTGGATGACCCGATCCCAGTAATTGAACCTACTAAAGTAGACGAGGTAGCGGAGGCTGTGGAAGTTCCTGAGCCCACTGGAGCGGACCAGTCCCCTGATGCTGCCGCACTATCGGATACTGAGAGTTGGGATCGAGCAACCTCTGTGCCTCCCAATGTCAAGGATACCCTCAATCAGAAAGTGGAGCTTGATCCCGACAGTCAAAAGCAGGACAGAGTCAAGGAAGAGGTTGCGTCTCCCCGAAGCCAGATGAAAGCGTTCATTGACACCTCTTTCGCCAAGCAGCTATATCTTTCGCGCCGCCCAACTGGAGTTGGTCTCTGGGATGAGTTCGTGAACTTGGACTATTTTGATCATCCCTCGACCTATGGGACAAGGCCTCTCACCCCAACCGCGACACACTCGGATACAACCAAGTCAGATCTCCCGTATCTTCTCTTCCACGCCAAGCTGTACGTTTTCGCTGTACGATACTTGATTCCCGGTCTGGCGCAGTTGTGTCTCCGAAAGCTTCACGCGGATCTGCTGCGTCTGGATTTTCCTGGTCCGAAAGACGACgaaaggaaggaagagcGAGCTGCTTGGACTGCAACCAAGGGCAGAATggtccttgaccttctccacTTCACCTACACCAAAACGACCCGTTTGGAGCCAATTTCCCCAACCTCGGCCACTCAGCTTCGTGACAATGAGCTTCGCAAACTTGTCGTACACTACGCAGCCTGCAAGGTGAGAGAGCTTGCAGAGTACTGCGGTCCCATGGAAAGTATAGTAAGCTCGCCATTCCCTTCACCAGTGGACAAACAGCCACGAAGGGCGAATCGACCTTCCAGCCGTGGTTTCCGCGCGCTCTTGGATTCGACAACCGAACTTGCCTCGGACTTGGTCTTCCGCATGATGTGAATTCGAGTGTCACTTGCGCTTCATTTGCCTTCTGTCTATCCTATCAGGCGTCTTGTTTGTGTCCCGTGTTGGGGCTAGTTCAATTCGGCCTTCGCCTTTACATCAGGCCAGTATATCTGCTTGTATTCTTGTTTGAAGTACGTATCTATGCATGGAACGGGAGTATGGAATGACGATCAATGGAATAAGACTTCTGTTATTCAAGcatactttttttttgtctaATCCTGGTCTCAACATGGGGAAATTATTTCGTCCAAATTGAAAACTAAATCAATGATGACCATTCCCCTAGTATTGCTGGTGCATACTGTTTTACGACCTTGCTTACTGTCAATTGCTCTTGAACGCCTTGTATGCCTTGTCATGACTGAAGAATGGAATAAGGACGTAGACTGGACAATGATCAGTGTGATGAAGCCGCCCACTCCTAACTCATCCACCGATGTATATTGTTTTCAATGCGCAACCAGAACAAATGTAGCATTTTATATGGACATAGCAAGTGATCTCCGTGGGCACTGTACAACTACGTCCTACAGATAGAGCCACCGCGTCTGTACGGTGCACGACTAGAGCAACATGCCAAACCTCTGCTGCTGCAATCGACAACTCGGTCTCACCTTGGGTACACCGCCGTCGGGCCTATCTACTAGATAACAGACAAGTTTGACTGATCTGCCTTCTGGGCATCGGAGTGGATTCGCTTCGTAGAGACTCGGAAGGTGTGTGGAGACGGACCATCTTCCCGTTTCTTGGCCTTGATTCATATTTCGGACTGATATGTGGATATTCTCTCTTGTCGCAGTTGATGTTCGGATAGAATCTCTGGCATGGACTGGATATTGAGGGAGTTGGGTTGGCAACAGTGAGTCTTTTGATCTGTTTAATCGCTGTAGTAGCAGTTGCCATGTATCATGCTGATGTTACGGTGGAATAGAGACCCAAGCAGTGGGTCAACAACTTTGTAGATCATGGATACTGTGCATTAGAATTGTATAACTCCTAGGGGGGATAttcgtactctgtactcaCCAGAGACCCACCTAAGGATTTGAATTTGGCCATGCACTGCAGCGCTGGGTTTCATATCATGATTTAGATCTGCCATCACAGCCATTCTTGGCTCTGTGTTTGCAATGAGAAAGGCCGGACAATAACTTGGTTAAGCCAGGCATCGCTATCTCACAGAGAAAGCTAGCTTCCTGAACTTCAGTGGTGGTTGTTATTCTTAGAAATGGTTGTTGACGTTGTACACAGTAACCTCCCTGATGTTGATTCTCCCAATGCCAAGAGAAGCATTGATGCGGTCTTCCCAGCAACGAGAAATCTAGACTGGACTCTGCTCTCGCCCAAATTCTCCATTGACTCCATTGACTCCTCTTCCAAATCCATATCTCTCGATTTCACTGGGTTCacagatgattgcattcttTTGGACCCATGATCTCTTCATGGTCAAGAAATGGATATCGGATTGTGGTGTGGAAATGCCATCATCCACTCA from Aspergillus fumigatus Af293 chromosome 8, whole genome shotgun sequence includes the following:
- a CDS encoding J-type chaperone JAC1; translation: MAASFQMQRLAQRSLLSTVPLARTEATHSLFLTGACIFCQLRPRAWAAQPARRPCLTLPTRRLASTSSTTAPETSNQDSNLPDLTNHYTIFRETLPAGPPPASAFDIPLSDLRREFLRLQNVIHPDKFPPGPEKQRAEALSARINEAYRTLSDPLQRAQYLLREIHGIDVTAEDGSTQHALDPETLMEVMEVQERIEEVGAGPEAEGTIAALKKENDARVAACVKSLAQAFERGDIEAARQECVRLRFWYSVGEGLREWEPGRTEIRLIH
- a CDS encoding putative pre-mRNA splicing factor, producing MHPSRQAYVEESEDTEMGIDLANVPVDRDYDIPSAAAGIPAERASAILSQFERKRRAAAMAVPTDDNRVRARLRELGEPITLFGEGPVDRRDRLRELLTDLAERQEAAAAEGDVSMRGTTEETEAAEEEAEQQEEFYTEGSQELLNARKAIARYSLPRAKARVERLREESTIPLRTHIKHRKAIKEKLQGFDLYGSQIAGDRPVSICRFAPDGKTIAAGNWGGGIRLLTVPNLEEKSNLNGHTDRVGGLAWFPGATLPSSNVSESSVNLVSGGGEGNVALWSLDKDTPLATLSGHSGRVCRTEFHPSGRYIASASFDTTWRLWDVETTVELLLQEGHSREVYTVAFNNDGSLLASGGLDSIGRIWDLRTGRTVMILEGHVREIYGLDWGVDGYRVLSGSGDGWIKCWDLRQVRNIGGIGAHKSVVSDVRWYKGTESAASYLPSTESNGRMDVDSNPTLTTSEQSTPATPIQPKKSGTFFVSSGFDKNVNIFSADDWSLVKSLSGHAGNVLSTDISDDAQWIASCGHDRTVKLWGIE
- the ppmA gene encoding type 2C protein phosphatase PTC7 produces the protein MILLASSRRACSLACSSLQPVARDRSLSFATSTATWSRHLPDSLFSLSSQRLSSSYLPRFSRRTFHATSLFSLDAPRISYRVAASSSPKNRRFHPPTNFHNFQPELHDAIGVVTEEIDAATRRKRRPDSGEDAFFVSRVGSQDSGAIAFAVADGVGGWVESKVDPANFSHALCLYMALEALSWDSSTDKLRAKNLLQSGYDQLVADKSIRAGGSTASVGVGLEDGQVELANLGDSGSMLLRLAAVHHYSVPQTHGFNTPYQLSIIPPRMRAQASIFGGSFLEDSPRDAVVTNLHMQHGDVLMLATDGVYDNLNNQDILKLITSRMILTGAWTATTDLGIKVSDNLGALTGPDGLASLLPWPSPPSKPSAADPSTSGNVAPSSRINQHHTLQSLLASTVAGEAKRASMDSRRDGPFAKEAQRYYPGDWYRGGKVDDICVLIIVAVEEGRGHESC